A stretch of the Calypte anna isolate BGI_N300 chromosome 5, bCalAnn1_v1.p, whole genome shotgun sequence genome encodes the following:
- the NUP160 gene encoding nuclear pore complex protein Nup160 — MQSVFTDIGKIDFQDPANFCLIPSLPGLAPHSLTSAAWLGSEGEALFALPSSLGGIFVLKLPPPEAPGPVSVVELKQSSVMQRLLTGWMPTAIRGDCGPSDLPISLSVHCLDHDAFLFALCQDHKLRMWSYKDQLCLMVADLLEFVPVSRDLRLAPGTGHRLRLAFSQALGLYLGVYMHAPKRGQFCVFQLVSTESNRYSLDHISSLFSSQETLVDFALTSTEIWALWHNEETQTVVKYINFEQNVAGQWNQVFVQPLPEEEVTVRQDQDPRETYLEYLFTPGRFSTAAIQKALQIFSQGTERHVDLTWDELKQEVTLAVENEFQGSVTEYECSPEEFWQLQVEFWSKFYACCLQYQEALSKPLALHLNPYTSMVCLLKKGSLSFLVPCSLVDHLYLLSNEHLLTEDDASILDDLELSRDVVCLVQCLRLIGESISMEMALSMEMACSRLQPPEKAAEQILEDLIANDMENVLEDIHSKLQEIRNPIHAMGVLIREMDYETDTDMERAPHLNLRLSLPQLYGSGTAVSVLCLGVCKVATIRFLICRDLLILQQLLLRLGDPVALGGGQLFQSQQQDLLHRTSPLLLSYFLIRWASQCLASDVPMDTLESNLQHLSVLELADTTALTPHRLVSGPQTIVELFFQEVARKHIISRLFLQPNASLAETSLNWPHLFTAIITDFLPLLWPSNPGFLFPECLMGSCQYTQLQEYIRLLQPWCHVNMGSCHFLMGRCHLVMGEGHKALDCFCQAASEVGREEFLDRLIQPEEGEVVSSPRLQYYNKVLRLLDMVGLPELVIQLATLAIMESVDDWRSQATLRTCIFKHHLDLGHNSEAYVALTQNPDPSRQLDCLRQLVVVLCERSQLQDLVEFPYVNLDNEVVGIIESHARAVDLMSHNYYELLYAFHIYRHNYRKAGTVMFEYGMRLGREVRTLRGLQKQGNCFLAAINCLRLIRPEYAWIVQPAPGAVYERPGASPKRSHDGECTAVPTTRQIEILELEDLERESVLARIRLTLVQHDLSTAAVAGNSSPEETLALLIRAGLFDTAVTLCQTFKLSLTPIFEGLTFKCIKLQLGGEAAQAEAWDWLAANQLSALVTTKESSATDEAWRLLSSYLECYPSQNSLHHRCVINKLLAHGIPLPNWLINSYKKVDAAELLRLYLNYDLLEEAVELVLEYVDAVLGKGHQYFGIEFPLSATAPMVWLPYTAIDQLLQALQESSTNPHNLLLSQQLQQKMEDYQHKVSVATRDRLYRRT, encoded by the exons ATGCAATCTGTCTTCACCGATATCGGCAAAATCGACTTCCAGGACCCTGCCAACTTCTGCctcatcccctccctgcccgGGCTGGCCCCTCACTCCCTGAcctcagcagcctggctgggcagTGAGGGGGAAGCTCTCTttgctctcccctcctccctagGGGGGATTTTTGTCCTCAAGCTGCCCCCTCCTGAGGCACCCG GGCCTGTGTCAGTGGTGGAACTGAAGCAGAGCTCAGTGATGCAGCGTTTGCTCACTGGCTGGATGCCCACAGCCATCAG AGGTGACTGTGGCCCCTCAGACCTCCCCATCAGCCTCTCTGTCCACTGCCTCGACCACGACGCCTTCCTCTTTGCCCTCTGCCAGGACCACAAGCTTCGGATGTGGTCCTACAAG GATCAGCTGTGCCTGATGGTTGCAGACCTGCTGGAGTTCGTGCCTGTCAGCAGGGACCTGCGCCTGGCCCCGGGCACGGGGCACCGCCTGCGCCTCGCCTTCTCCCAGGCCCTGGGGCTCTACCTGGGGGTCTACATGCACGCACCCAAGCGAGGGCAG TTTTGTGTCTTCCAGCTGGTGAGCACTGAGAGCAACCGGTACAGCCTGGACCAcatctcctccctcttctcctcccag GAGACCCTGGTGGACTTTGCCTTAACCTCAACTGAGATCTGGGCACTGTGGCACAACGAGGAGACCCAAACTGTGGTGAAATACATCAACTTTGAGCA gaaCGTGGCAGGCCAGTGGAACCAGGTGTTTGTGCAGCCCCTGCCTGAGGAGGAGGTGACAGTTCGACAGGATCAGGACCCCAGG GAAACCTACCTGGAATATCTCTTCACTCCTGGCAGGTTCTCCACTGCAGCCATCCAGAAGGCTTTGCAG atCTTTTCCCAAGGAACTGAGAGGCACGTGGATCTGACATGGGATGAGTTAAAACAGGAGGTTACCTTGGCTGTGGAAAACGAG TTCCAGGGCAGCGTGACGGAATACGAGTGCTCACCAGAGGAGTTCTGGCAGCTGCAGGTGGAGTTCTGGTCCAAATTCTATGCCTGCTGCCTTCAGTACCAAGAAGCCCTCTCCAAACCCTTGGCTTTGCACCTCAACCCTTACACCAGCATGGTGTGCCTGCTGAAAAAG ggttccctgtccttcctggTGCCCTGCTCCTTGGTGGATCATCTCTATCTCCTCTCCAACGAGCACCTCCTGACTGAGGACGATGCTTCCATCCTGGATG ACCTGGAGCTGTCTCGTGACGTTGTCTGTCTCGTCCAGTGCCTTCGCCTGATCGGAGAATCCATTTCCATGGAAATGGCACTCAGCATGGAGATGGCTTGTTCCCGCCTCCAGCCTCCAGaaaaggctgcagagcagatcCTGGAGGACTTGATAGCTAATGACAT GGAAAACGTGCTGGAGGATATCCACAGCAAACTGCAGGAGATCAGGAACCCCATCCATGCCATGGGGGTGCTCATCCGGGAGATGGACTATGAGACTGACACTGACATGGAGAGAG CTCCTCACCTCAACCTGCGGCTCAGCCTGCCCCAGCTGTATGGCAGTGGAACAGCAGTCAGTGTGCTCTGTCTGGGGGTTTGTAAGGTTGCCACCATTCGGTTCCTCATCTGTCGGGACCTGCTgatcctccagcagctgctgctgaggctgggaGATCCT GTGGCTCTGGGAGGGGGACAGCTCttccagtcccagcagcaggacctgctgCACAGAACCTCCCCCTTGCTGCTCTCCTACTTCCTGATCCGCTGGGCCAGCCAGTGCCTCGCCTCTGATGTCCCCATGGACACCCT GGAATCCAAcctgcagcatctctctgtgctggagctggcagacaCCACTGCTCTGACACCCCACAGACTGG TATCTGGCCCTCAAACAATCGTggagcttttctttcaagaggTGGCCAGGAAACACATCATCTCCCGACTCTTCCTGCAACCAAATGCTTCCCTGGCTGAAACAAGTTTGAACTGGCCCCATCTCTTCACTGCCATCATCACTGACTTTCTGCCTCTCCT GTGGCCCAGCAATCCTGGCTTCCTCTTCCCAGAGTGCCTGATGGGGAGCTGCCAGTACACCCAGCTCCAG gAATACATCcggctgctgcagccctggtgcCACGTCAACATGGGGTCCTGCCACTTCCTGATGGGTCGCTGTCACCTTGTCATGGGGGAGGGACACAAG GCTCTGGATTGTTTCTGCCAAGCTGCCTCAGAGGTGGGAAGAGAAGAGTTCTTGGACAGGCTGATCCAGCCCGAGGAGGGGGAGGTGGTCTCCTCCCCACGCCTGCAGTACTACAACAAG GTTCTGCGTTTGCTGGACATGGTGGGGCTGCCTGAGCTGGTGATCCAGCTGGCCACCTTGGCCATCATGGAATCTGTGGATGACTGGAGGAGCCAG GCTACTCTGAGGACTTGCATCTTCAAACATCACTTGGATTTGGGACACAACAGTGAAGCATATGTTGCCTTAACCCAGAACCCAGATCCCAGCAG gcagctggactGTCTACGCCAGCTAGTGGTGGTTCTCTGCGAGCGCTCCCAGCTCCAGGACCTGGTGGAGTTCCCTTACGTCAACCTGGATAACGAG GTGGTGGGGATCATCGAGTCACACGCTCGAGCTGTGGACCTGATGTCCCACAACTACTACGAGCTGCTCTATGCCTTCCACATCTACCGCCACAACTACCGCAAGG ctgggACAGTGATGTTTGAGTATGGGatgaggctgggcagggaggtgcGGACGCTGCGCGGGCTCCAGAAGCAGGGGAATTGTTTCCTGGCTGCCATCAACTGCTTACGTCTCATCCGCCCCGAGTATGCCTGGATAGTGCAgccagctccaggagctgtg TATGAACGTCCTGGAGCATCCCCCAAGAGAAGCCACGATGGGGAGTGCACAGCTGTTCCAA CAACTCGACAGATTGAGATCTTGGAGCTGGAAGATCTGGAGAGGGAAAGTGTCCTGGCCCGGATCCGACTGACCCTGGTGCAGCATGACCTCTccacagcagctgtggcag ggaaCTCCAGCCCTGAGGAAACTCTTGCTCTCCTGATCCGTGCCGGCCTCTTCGACACCGCTGTCACCCTCTGCCAGACCTTCAAGCTGTCCTTGACACCCATCTTTGAGGGACTCACCTTCAA GTGCATcaagctgcagctgggaggggaggcagcacaggcagaggctTGGGACTGGCTGGCAGCAAACCAGCTCTCAGCACTGGTCACCACCAAGGAGTCCAG TGCCACGGATGAAGCTTGGAGGCTGCTCTCATCCTACTTGGAATGTTACCCATCCCAGAACAGCCTCCACCATCGCTGTGTCATCAACAAGCTTCTGGCCCACGGGATCCCTCTGCCCAACTGGCTCATCAACAGCTACAAG AAGGTggatgctgctgagctgctgaggcTCTACTTGAATTATGACCttctggaggaggctgtggagcTGGTCCTGGAATATGTGGATGCAGTGCTGGGCAAAGGGCACCAGTATTTTGGAATTGAG TTCCCTCTCTCAGCCACAGCCCCCATGGTCTGGTTGCCCTACACAGCCATCGATCAGCTCCTCCAGGCCCTCCAGGAGAGCTCCACCAACCCACACAACCTCCTG ctctcccagcagctccagcagaagaTGGAGGATTACCAGCACAAGGTCAGCGTGGCCACCCGGGATCGGCTCTACCGCCGCACTTAG